A window of the Hevea brasiliensis isolate MT/VB/25A 57/8 chromosome 6, ASM3005281v1, whole genome shotgun sequence genome harbors these coding sequences:
- the LOC110638460 gene encoding B3 domain-containing protein At2g33720-like, protein MEKQHLKPFGSFYASTTQEAKKDQFLAAEPSEKKRKYQHNSDGEKNSGVSTELTLSCGVPSKINKPRIKEINSFPDNEINAIVVSTRLANEVSTELKLIDESWFTAFAATREEPVVSKESSDSESKSLVQNIAETTSSPDDERKESPMHDVPTILMLSDPWKIKKKLTGSDLGNLCRLLVASLSVRNHILPLLSGETVEQIEKGGAPVPIWDCDTNTEQHMVLKHWRSSKSYVFIKGWMIQFVKRRILVEGDLIGIYWDPSNSRFNFSVLERA, encoded by the coding sequence ATGGAGAAACAGCATTTGAAACCCTTTGGTTCTTTCTATGCTTCCACCACTCAGGAAGCAAAGAAAGATCAATTTCTTGCAGCTGAGCCATCTGAAAAGAAGCGGAAGTACCAGCATAACTCAGACGGTGAAAAGAATAGTGGAGTTTCGACTGAGTTGACCCTTTCTTGCGGGGTTCCAAGCAAGATCAACAAGCCAAGAATCAAAGAAATCAATTCTTTTCCTGATAATGAGATCAATGCTATCGTTGTTTCAACTCGACTTGCAAATGAAGTTTCAACTGAGCTAAAACTAATTGATGAATCTTGGTTTACTGCCTTTGCTGCAACGAGAGAGGAACCTGTTGTATCCAAAGAATCATCGGATTCAGAATCGAAATCATTGGTTCAAAATATTGCGGAGACAACATCCAGCCCTGatgatgagagaaaagagagtCCGATGCATGACGTTCCGACAATACTGATGCTTTCTGATCCATGGAAGATTAAGAAGAAGCTCACTGGTAGTGATCTTGGTAACCTGTGCAGACTTTTGGTGGCATCATTATCAGTCAGAAATCATATTTTGCCATTATTGAGCGGTGAAACGGTTGAGCAGATTGAAAAAGGTGGTGCTCCAGTTCCTATATGGGATTGCGATACTAATACCGAACAACATATGGTTTTGAAGCACTGGCGTTCATCGAAGAGTTATGTTTTCATTAAAGGCTGGATGATTCAATTTGTGAAGAGAAGGATTTTAGTTGAAGGAGATCTTATTGGGATTTATTGGGATCCATCAAATTCAAGATTCAATTTTTCTGTGCTTGAAAGAGCTTAG